In Setaria viridis chromosome 5, Setaria_viridis_v4.0, whole genome shotgun sequence, the genomic stretch ATTTTTCATATATTATATACAACTACTGCCTACTGACTCTATTCCCACTTTTCGAAATTTGCAGGGTGAATTTGAAATGACAGGATATGCTGCCCATACCCAGGTCGAGCAAGAATTGAGATCAGTATTTTATGAAAGAGAAAGAAGGGACAAAGTTATATATAACAACTTGGATATACATTTTTTGTTAGCTTGAATGCTTTTCTGAGTAATTTTTGTATGtaagtatatatatttttccCGTTGAAACTAGCTTTTCCCGTGAAATTCCCCAACCAATTTTACTCCCCCTCACCCAACGGTCCCAAATGATTTGCCAGCAAAAGAGAATTcaacaaaaataaagaaaatgggTCTGTGGGACGCTGGACGGAGCTCATGGTGCGTGGTAAAGAAAATGCGCGGAAAGAGAAAACAGCAGCCGAGGGTTGCGTGCCCGCGGAGCCGTACATAAAAAACGGAAAGCTACTTGTATCTGAAAAGGGATACGTGTCTCGGTCTGAAATCGATGGCCGCTACCTCTGCCAGACGGACCCAGGTCGGTGCTCGCCGCGAGGGGAAGCAGATCGTTGTTCCTCGTGGTTCGACTACGACGGCACCCCCATGGCCCGTCGACAAGCATCACATTGCTGCTTTTGTTTTACCTTGGGTGCGTAAAGACTGGGACTTCTGCGATCTTGTGATTCCAGTGACCGTCCACATGATGCTTGAGAACTCGTCGATGTTCTAAAAAAATCCTAGGGATCAAGCAATTGTCGTATGGCATGCAAAGCAGAACTAGTATCGCACAGGAGCAGACGAGCAGAAACAGCAAAAGGCATGCATGGTTGATAATGGTATTGATTTCCAGTAGAACAGACTACTTTGGTGTATATACAGTACAGTGTCATCGATTAGACGCTCAATACCGCATCTTGCCTCACAGGTACACCATCCGTCCTATCTTGTGGTTTTGATTCACAGTTTCCGAGGTTGCACGGGTACCCATATATACCGTAACATAAGCCAAATTCAGCGATGCCGTTTGTGCCTTGAGATCACTCGATGACTGCTGGACTTTGGTCTTCTCTGCAAAAACAGCAAGAAGCAGAGCTCAGCATCACTAACCCACCAGCAACAACTAACAGATTCTATCAGTGCAGAAGAGATTGACCTACCTATTACAGTTTTTCCCTTCAACTCAGTGAGCCGATCCCTCAACTCCATGATATCCTGAGTTTTGCTCACTCTCCAGATCCTCTGCTCATCCACTTCGCTCTGTCAAGAAAACACCCAAACAAGGGACAACTATAATCTTTCAGCACAAATTTCCCAACGAAAACAAAAATGCCACAGCAATTCAGTGTTCAGCCATAGTTGTTTGGGGCACATCATATCTGGGTTCAGGTTTATACTCATCTTGACTCAACAAGCTATTTGCCCATACGCTGTAAACTCTAACTAAATGATATAGACTCCAAGCGGAAAGTGCCAGTCGAGACTCATAATTGGTTACCGAATTGGAGAGGGGATGTCAGGGGAGGCGAGGGAAACCAACCTTGGCCTCGAGGCGCGCGGCGATGCGGGCTTGGAGGGAGTCGCGGAGGCTCCTCATCATGCGCAGCCTCGCGTGGTACTCGACCAGCCTGCGGAAAACCCAACCCAAATCCAACAACGGTAGGAGCATGAGAAATTCCGCCGGAAAGACGAAGACTTTAGCCGAATTTCGGGGAGGAGCCGACCCCTACCTTGCGTTGACGCACGCGGTGCAGCAGGAGGGGAGGTTGGATCCCTCGCAGAGCGCGCAACTGCTGCTGCCCCGCCGGGACGCCATCCTCCTGGCGCCGATtcggcgggaggggaggggatggGAGGGGACGGTTTGGCTATGGGCGTATGCCTAT encodes the following:
- the LOC117857263 gene encoding uncharacterized protein, with translation MASRRGSSSCALCEGSNLPSCCTACVNARLVEYHARLRMMRSLRDSLQARIAARLEAKSEVDEQRIWRVSKTQDIMELRDRLTELKGKTVIEKTKVQQSSSDLKAQTASLNLAYVTVYMGTRATSETVNQNHKIGRMVYL